Genomic DNA from Oryza sativa Japonica Group chromosome 5, ASM3414082v1:
TCTCGATATCTTCCCTTGGACGGGTTATCTCTCCTGTATACTTTAGCTATCTGGTATCTCTTCAATGAACTTATGTTATTCATAGCAACATATCGGGCAAATGGAACAGTCAGATCATACCGCAAAGAGCAAAGCTCTCCACCCTGCAGATTATTTGGTGTAAAGATCAAATCATGACTGTGAGCACACAAGCTATGGAAAATAATGCAAAGAAATGAATAATCGAGCAGCTGAATGTAGCATGCCCACAAATACTGATCAAATCAAGAATGTTATGAAAATAAGTCAAAAACCAGCATAAATTGAGGCTCAGTGCAAAATTTAACCCACCTACCGACCTAAAGTGTACAGCGGGACTGAAAATAATACCTGATCAGCAAGGTCATAAATCAACTTTGAGTCTTCACCATATTTGCCCATAAGTGTTTCTCTCAGCTCAAATACAGGTGTATCAAGTGAAACGGCACCGTGCATCTTGAATACACCTGTTATTATTGAGAAGGCATGCTCCCTTATGGCCATTTGCTCTTTCCCAAAGTCACGTGTTCCCTAACAAGATTAAAGAAAAGCATCAGGCATCGTAAAAGGGTGAAATCATACCAGTCTGGCACTCTGGCTAAAAAGATGCTTCTGAAACCTTATTTCAAGCAATTGGAGCATAGAGATTAAGCCAAACAAGGAAATGTAAATGGAACACCTTATGCAAATTACATAATTCTTACCTTGGGAATTTTAGGCAATCTCCTCACTTCATTGGTCTCAACAATCTCCTTCACCTTGTCCACAAGGGACACCAATCTGGGACACTTTGGATCAAACAACAGTGAGAGCTCGGTTCCCCACTCTGCAAGTAGTGCAGAATTCACCGAAAGAACCTCCTTTCCGTTGGTCACAAGGTCCCTAAGCAACATCAGTACAGCAGAAGTACCCTTCCCCaaagttttcttcttcttgctcttCTTGTCACCTTTTGGTTTCTCTCCACTAGCATGCGGATTTTCAGTTGAACTGCCCGCCTCATTCTCCTCACAAGCTTGTGGCTTCTCAATTGAACTATCCATTTCGATCACCGCCATGGCAACAGCTGCTTCCCATGCAAGGATATCCCTGAACTTGAGCAGGGAGTTGTACACACCCCGCAAAACAGATACAGCATCCGAATCAATCGTGACCTTGCCAAGCATCCCCTTCAAATCATCGATTTCAACACCATCAGTAAGCTTCTTCCGGAGCTCAGCATCATCAATTCTCGCAACACAAAGCCTTGCCCGCGCAACGCTAAGCTTGAGCATTGCCTGTACCGGCCTCGCGAGTTGCGTTGCCAGAGCAACCAATGCCTCCTCCTTTCCCTCACCGGTTTGGACAGCGTCCCTCTTTCCCAACTTCACTGGAGCGTTGAGCTCGATACGCACCCTCGCGTGCAGCGCGCGCACTGCCTCGCGGAAGATTCCATTCACGGTGGGCACCTTAGTGAAAGACGCGGCATCGGCGccaccggctgcgccgacgagcTTGGACCCGAAGAGGAGCATCTTGACATCGGCGGCGACATCAGCCTCGTCCTTGGCGGAGAGACCATCACCAGAGGTCGGCACATCAAAGGCCGCGACGTCCCCGCGCGCGGCCTCGCAGGagagcgcggcgacggcgtcggcgacgcgGACGAGCGGGGACGCGCAGCAGTCgatcgcggcggcgagcgcgacggccacgggcgcggaggcggcagcgactGCGGCCTCGTCGCGGGAGGCCgggggcagcgcggcggcgaggtcgagcgACCCAGCGAGGCCGGTGGCCGTCGCGGCGGTCACGAGGGCAGAGGAGTCCCCCGCGGTGACCAGGAGCTTGTTGAGcagcaccgccgcggcggcgcgtgaCTCCGGCGGCGACAAGGCGAGGCCGCGGAGCGACGCGGGGGTGTCCTGCGGCGAGGGGCCGCGCGTGGAGAGCCTCTGGAGCGCGGATGGGTCGATGGCGGGGTCGGCGAGGCCGTGGGAGAGGGCGTagacggcggcgggggtgagCGCGGCGCCCTTGCCACCGAgcgtcacggcggcggcggcggcgggaggcgccaTTGGTGAGATCTCCGGCGCGAGACGCAAAACCCTAGAGCAGGAGGAAAGCAAAGGCGTCTGCTTCAGATGGATGAATGGACGGTGTGGATTCGCCTATGGGTTTTTGGGATTGATGGGGGGATACTTTCGATGGAAATGTGTGAACGAGAGATGATTATTACAAATTGAACTGAGcaaactttaaaaaaactcgtCATGTCAAAACGCCGTAGTATTACATGAAACTTTATggttttaataagataaaatgtTTCCTAAACCCCCAGGTATATAAGCTTATATTGTTGATTTgttggggaataagttcacttaaaGGTCCCTTAATTTGTTATCGATTCTAAAGTTTGTCCCTGAACCACAAGACGTGTTCCTCAACTTTTAAAATAATACAAATAAGGTTTGTGATTTGAAAGACAATTTTGACTGACGCGACATTTAAAGTAAAAAACCATGGGACCCAAATGTCAGCAAGTGTTTggtgaacaaaaaaaatacaatcggACTCACATCATCAACCTCTATCTTTCTTCTATTCTcacttagagcatctccaacagcctctctaaaTCGGACTCTCCAAACACCCATATAGCCAACTCTCCATCTGATTTAGCTAGTCAAACTAGATGCTTACTCTAACAGACTCTCTATTAATCCTCTCCAAAATAAcaatgggcccacatgtcagcttctactatcttcttcttccttctcttcccttcttttcccctttccttccttcccGTCAACCATCCCAATCACAGCGGCGGCCGATGAAGGAAATCGCGGTGGGTCGGCGCTggaagccggcggcgcggggaggcaGGAAGGCAGTGTCCTGCTCCACCAACACCGACGCTCGCGAGGTGCTCTTCCTTTCCCCGCCGAGGACGACGCGTCTCCATCTCTGCGTCTACTTCCGCTTCACCGCGCA
This window encodes:
- the LOC4337830 gene encoding histidine--tRNA ligase, cytoplasmic, producing MAPPAAAAAVTLGGKGAALTPAAVYALSHGLADPAIDPSALQRLSTRGPSPQDTPASLRGLALSPPESRAAAAVLLNKLLVTAGDSSALVTAATATGLAGSLDLAAALPPASRDEAAVAAASAPVAVALAAAIDCCASPLVRVADAVAALSCEAARGDVAAFDVPTSGDGLSAKDEADVAADVKMLLFGSKLVGAAGGADAASFTKVPTVNGIFREAVRALHARVRIELNAPVKLGKRDAVQTGEGKEEALVALATQLARPVQAMLKLSVARARLCVARIDDAELRKKLTDGVEIDDLKGMLGKVTIDSDAVSVLRGVYNSLLKFRDILAWEAAVAMAVIEMDSSIEKPQACEENEAGSSTENPHASGEKPKGDKKSKKKKTLGKGTSAVLMLLRDLVTNGKEVLSVNSALLAEWGTELSLLFDPKCPRLVSLVDKVKEIVETNEVRRLPKIPKGTRDFGKEQMAIREHAFSIITGVFKMHGAVSLDTPVFELRETLMGKYGEDSKLIYDLADQGGELCSLRYDLTVPFARYVAMNNISSLKRYQIAKVYRRDNPSKGRYREFYQCDFDIAGVYETMEPDFEVIKVLTELLDQLDIGTYEIKLNHRKLLDGMLEICGVPPEKFRTVCSSIDKLDKQTFEQVKKELVDEKGISNETADKIGDLVKTRGPPLEVLLELRKEGSKFMGNAGSVTALNELEILFKALDKANAIGKIVFDLSLARGLDYYTGVIYEAVFKGTTQVGSIAAGGRYDNLVGMFSGKQVPAVGVSLGIERVFAIMEQQEMEKNQIRATETEVLVSIIGKDLILAAELVSELWNAGIKAEFKLTTRIQNHLKYATQSGIPWMVLVGESEISSGKVKLKNLAASQEEEVDRTEFAQVLKQKLRNP